The Burkholderiales bacterium JOSHI_001 genomic sequence TCAGCTCGGCAATGCGCAGGGTCTGGGTGCGCCAATCCAGCCGGGTGTTGGTGGCCGCGTCGATGTTGTCCCAGAAGCAGGCCGCGCCGGTGGTGGCGCTCTGGCAGATGATGCCGGCCAGAGAACCGCTGTTGCGCGGCAGCGCGATGCACGCGCCCCGCTTGCCGGGGTCGGACCAGCTGTACACGTCGGCCGTGCCGCTGCTGCCGTCCAGGATGTTGTGGTGCAGCGGGCCGCGGTTCACCCAGGCCGTGCCGCTGGTGGCGAAGTCGGGTGGCACGGGCACGCCGTTGGTGTCGCAGCGCTTGGCATAGCTGAAGAACCAAGGGACACGGCGCCACAGGTCCAGGTACTCGAACTTGCGCAGCAACTCCAGCACCTGGGGCGAGATCTGGAAGGTGCCGGGCTTGAACACGTCCTGCAGGTGCTGGTTGGCCACCTCCAGGCGCCACTCGTAGCGGTCGAACAGCTTCGGGTCCACGCCGCGAAGCATCTTCCACACCACGCCGCCCTGCAGCACCAGGCGGTCGGTTTCGCTGAGCTTGCCGCTGGCGGTCAGCTCGTCGGCCATCTTCATGAAGATCATCGTCTCTTCATCGAACTGGCCACCGGTGGCCTTCAGGGCGACATCGCGCACGCTGAGCTGCACCTGTTCAATGAACTTGGCGCTGGCTTCGATGGGCTGCATCTTGGCGTCGAACATCTTGCCGTGGCCGGCATGGGCAATTCGCATCGCCGGGTCGGTTTCGGGCAGGACGGCAGCGATCTGTTCGCTGCGAACCGCTTCGGTGTCGGCGGCGGCTGGGGCGCCCGCGTGCGGGTCGGCGTTGTCGCCGCCGCCGCAGGCAACCAGGCCAGCGGCCAGCAGCGCGGCCAGCAGGGTGGGGAAGGTGGGTCGCATGGGGAACTCCTGGGCTGGGTTGGAACACAGCGACGAACCATGACGTCGCGTGATGCCAAGGCTAGGGTTCCAGGCCAGCGCGCGGGCCCCTAGAACCGGCCACTTTCCGGCCGCAGCAGGCCCCGCATTAGGGGGCGCGCGGCACGGCCCCAGGCGTTCCTGTGCGCGAGCAGCGCACCCCGTGATCTCCACTTCGGGCCACTTGCACAGTTGCAACGAGCGACGTACGCTGAACCCAGCCGCTCAACGCAGGGCATGGCAGCAAGGGCTTTTCGCGATGTCGCTGGTGCTGTACGGTCATCCCTTCTCCTCGTACACGCAAAAGGCGCTCATCGCCCTGTACGAAAACGGCACGCCCTTCGAATTCCGCTGCATCGCGCCGGACGCGCCGCAGCACATGGCCGAATGGCTGCGGCGCTGGCCGCTGCGCAAGTTCCCGCTGCTGCTGGACGGTGAGCGCAGCCTGGTGGAAACCTCCATCGTCATCGAGTACCTGCAGCTGGCCCACCCGGGCCCGGTGCGCCTGCTGCCCATGAAACGCGGGGAAGGCCTGGCCATCGCCCGTGAAAGGCTGGACTTGGCCTACACCTGGCTGGAAGGCCACCTGGCCGGCCGCACCTGGGCCGCCGGCGCCGACTTCAGCCTGGCCGATTGCGCGGCAGCGCCGTCGCTGTTCTACGCCGACTGGACGCACCCGATCCCCGCCAGCCTGCCCTTGCTGCGCGCCTACCGCGCGCGCCTGCTGGCGCGCCCGTCCTTCGCCCGCGCGGTGGAAGAAGCCCGGCCCTTCCGTTCGTACTTTCCGCTGGGCGCCCCCGACCGCGACTGAAGGCCGGCCAGGGCCGGGCGCCGCGCCCGCTCAGCTGTTGCTGCTGGAGCGCACTTCTTCGATGGTGGTCAGGCCCTGCAGCACCTTTTCAATGCCGTCCTGGCGCAGGGTGCGCAGGCCGCTGGCCATGGCGCATCGTTGCAGTTCTTCG encodes the following:
- a CDS encoding glutathione S-transferase (PFAM: Glutathione S-transferase, N-terminal domain; Glutathione S-transferase, C-terminal domain); translated protein: MSLVLYGHPFSSYTQKALIALYENGTPFEFRCIAPDAPQHMAEWLRRWPLRKFPLLLDGERSLVETSIVIEYLQLAHPGPVRLLPMKRGEGLAIARERLDLAYTWLEGHLAGRTWAAGADFSLADCAAAPSLFYADWTHPIPASLPLLRAYRARLLARPSFARAVEEARPFRSYFPLGAPDRD